Proteins encoded in a region of the Corvus hawaiiensis isolate bCorHaw1 chromosome 31, bCorHaw1.pri.cur, whole genome shotgun sequence genome:
- the LOC125318733 gene encoding serine/threonine-protein kinase PAK 3-like translates to MEPGGFCSLKRRLRINKAITERELPIPHATICPQGTKAASAPPLAPSASKEEAKEEEDSSEIPPILGDDGEPPSVPGDEGKHPTVWEYNSEAPVVWGEDGGHHPVWDGDSEAPVAWDKEDGHLPVWDEDRGHPVTWEEEAAILPAWEEDGKHPVAWKEDQEPAEFWEEDGEPPSAWEEDTEAPSAAGSWAEHSDSSRALQPEGREEWCLMQLRSAVSVGEPAEKYLELEQVGQGAFGTVSKGLDRATGGEVAIKKMSLRGQNGERAVNEILVLKDKKNPNIVSSLDSFLVDEDLWLVMEYMDGGTLQDVVRHACMAEGEMAAVSRECLQGLDFLHSNRVIHRDLKSSNILLATDGSVKLGGCSWSGTALPGCGCGAASQ, encoded by the exons ATGGAGCCGGGGGGGTTCTGTTCCCTCAAGCGCAGA CTGAGGATAAATAAGGCAATAACTGAGAGAGAACTTCCCATCCCTCATGCTACCATCTGTCCACAGGGCACAAAAGCAGCATCAGctcctcctctggctccctctgcttccaaagAGGAGGccaaagaggaggaagacagCAGTGAAATTCCCCCCATTCTGGGGGATGATGGTGAACCTCCCTCTGTCCCTGGAGATGAGGGCAAACATCCCACGGTTTGGGAATACAACAGTGAAGCTCCTGTGGTGTGGGGCGAGGATGGTGGACATCACCCGGTGTGGGACGGGGACAGCGAGGCTCCAGTGGCATGGGACAAGGAGGACGGACATCTCCCAGTGTGGGACGAGGACAGAGGACATCCTGTGACTTGGGAAGAGGAGGCTGCAATTCTCCCAGCATGGGAAGAGGATGGCAAACATCCCGTGGCTTGGAAAGAAGACCAGGAACCCGCTGAATTTTGGGAAGAGGATGGGGAACCTCCCTCTGCTTGGGAAGAGGACACTGAAGCTCCCTCTGCTGCGGGATCCTGGGCTGAACattctgacagcagcagagccctgcagccagagggCAGAGAGGAGTGGTGCCTGATGCAGCTGA GGAGCGCCGTGAGCGTGGGGGAGCCTGCCGAGAAATACCTGGAACTGGAGCAGGTTGGCCAAGG GGCTTTCGGAACCGTTTCTAAAGGACTCGACAGGGCCACTGGAGGAGAG GTGGCCATAAAGAAAATGAGTCTCAGAGGGCAGAATGGGGAACGAGCTGTGAATGAGATCCTGGTCCTGAAGGACAAGAAGAACCCCAACATTGTCAGCTCTTTGGACAG CTTCCTTGTTGATGAAGATCTCTGGCTGGTGATGGAATACATGGATGGAGGAACTTTGCAGGACGTTGTCAGACATGCATGCATGGCTGAAGGAGAGATGGCAGCTGTCAGTCGGGAG TGTCTGCAGGGCCTGGATTTCCTCCACTCGAACCGGGTGATCCACAGAGATCTGAAGAGCTCCAACATCCTTCTGGCAACGGATGGCTCTGTCAAGCTGGGTGGGTGTTCCTGGTCAGGCACGGCGCTCCCGGGCTGCGGGTGTGGGGCTGCTTCCCAGTGA